One Bosea sp. 685 DNA segment encodes these proteins:
- a CDS encoding YggS family pyridoxal phosphate-dependent enzyme, with translation MSDTVTRLAATRAAIARAARDFEREPDSVALIAVSKTMPAEAILPALEAGQRIFGENYVQEAKAKWPELKQRFPDAQLHMIGPLQSNKAREAVELFDAIHSLDRESLAKELAREIGRAGKAPTLFVQVNTGDEPQKGGVSPAGIDAFLENCRVHHGLVITGLMCIPPADEPPSPHFALLAKIAARHGLRGLSMGMSADYEAAIQMGATYVRVGSAIFGARG, from the coding sequence ATGAGCGATACGGTTACGCGTTTGGCCGCCACACGGGCCGCGATTGCGCGTGCGGCGCGTGATTTCGAGCGCGAGCCCGATTCGGTTGCGCTGATCGCGGTTTCGAAGACGATGCCGGCAGAGGCGATTCTGCCGGCGCTGGAGGCCGGACAGCGCATCTTCGGCGAGAACTATGTCCAGGAGGCCAAGGCCAAATGGCCGGAGCTGAAGCAGCGCTTTCCTGATGCCCAGCTCCACATGATCGGGCCTCTGCAATCCAACAAGGCCCGCGAGGCGGTCGAATTGTTCGACGCGATCCATTCGCTCGATCGCGAGAGCCTGGCCAAGGAACTGGCGCGCGAGATCGGGCGCGCCGGCAAGGCTCCGACCCTGTTCGTCCAGGTCAACACCGGCGACGAGCCGCAAAAGGGCGGCGTCAGCCCGGCTGGGATCGATGCGTTCCTGGAAAACTGCCGCGTCCATCACGGCCTCGTGATCACGGGGCTGATGTGCATTCCGCCGGCCGATGAGCCGCCCTCGCCGCATTTCGCGCTGCTCGCCAAGATCGCGGCGCGCCATGGCCTACGCGGCCTCTCGATGGGCATGAGCGCAGATTACGAAGCAGCGATCCAGATGGGCGCGACCTATGTGCGCGTGGGCAGCGCAATTTTTGGCGCGCGGGGCTAG
- a CDS encoding glyoxalase superfamily protein, whose protein sequence is MTDKASTGLRFGRIAAMLPVKDMARAHDFYAGTLGFSKTFENGDPVGFMILKRDGAELHLTLQPDHKAAPFNVAHMMVEDIDTLDAIIRGQGLRILKGLRDKDYGLRAFVFEDPDGNRIDVGEPLRR, encoded by the coding sequence ATGACCGATAAGGCTTCAACGGGCCTCCGCTTCGGGCGGATCGCGGCGATGCTCCCCGTCAAGGACATGGCCAGGGCGCATGATTTCTACGCCGGCACGCTCGGCTTCAGCAAAACCTTCGAAAATGGCGATCCAGTCGGCTTCATGATCCTAAAGCGCGACGGCGCCGAACTGCATCTGACGCTGCAGCCCGACCACAAGGCGGCGCCCTTCAATGTCGCCCATATGATGGTCGAGGATATCGACACCCTCGACGCCATCATTCGCGGCCAGGGCCTGCGCATCCTCAAGGGCCTGCGCGACAAGGATTACGGCCTGCGCGCCTTCGTCTTCGAGGACCCCGACGGCAACCGCATCGACGTTGGAGAGCCGTTGCGGCGGTAG
- a CDS encoding L,D-transpeptidase, with the protein MRKRESPITSWSVRKPRGLTRLRVFASVRDRSKGFLVAGGAVFPCALGRSGIVVLKREGDGGTPRAALPLRSALYRKARLPRPRTLLPLRAITARDAWCDDASDRRYNQLIDRPPGAAEERLTREDHLYDVIVELGWNDAPVIRGRGSAIFWHLARAGFTPTAGCVAVEGHVFAKVLPRLARHCVLLVR; encoded by the coding sequence GTGAGAAAACGTGAGAGCCCGATCACATCCTGGTCGGTTCGCAAGCCGCGCGGTCTCACCCGGCTGCGGGTCTTCGCCTCGGTCCGGGACCGCAGCAAGGGCTTCCTGGTCGCAGGCGGGGCGGTATTCCCCTGCGCGCTCGGTCGCTCCGGCATCGTCGTACTCAAGCGCGAGGGTGATGGCGGCACCCCGCGCGCCGCTTTGCCGCTGCGCAGCGCGCTCTACCGCAAGGCGCGGCTGCCCAGGCCGAGAACCCTTCTGCCGCTGCGTGCCATCACCGCCCGCGACGCCTGGTGCGACGATGCCAGCGACCGCCGCTACAACCAGCTGATAGACCGCCCGCCCGGCGCCGCCGAGGAGCGCCTGACACGCGAGGACCATCTCTACGATGTCATCGTCGAGCTCGGCTGGAACGACGCGCCGGTGATTCGCGGCCGCGGCAGCGCGATCTTCTGGCATCTCGCGCGGGCCGGCTTCACGCCCACGGCCGGCTGCGTCGCGGTCGAGGGCCATGTCTTCGCCAAGGTGCTGCCGCGGCTGGCGCGGCATTGCGTGCTTCTGGTCAGATAG
- a CDS encoding response regulator transcription factor → MSAVHHILLVDDDETLRDALAEQLALYDEFKISTAGTATSAVKAVQAERVDLAVMDVGLPDMDGREAVKMMRKNGFKSPVIMLTGQGSDSDTVLGLEAGANDYVVKPFKFAVLLARIRAHLRQYEASEDAVFQVGPYTFHPGSKLLVSEKGSKTKLTEKETAILRFLYRAGRKPIAREILLQEVWGYNSQVTTHTLETHIYRLRQKIEPDPGNARLLVTDAGGYRLNP, encoded by the coding sequence ATGTCCGCCGTCCATCATATCCTTCTCGTCGATGATGACGAGACATTGCGCGACGCGCTGGCCGAACAGCTCGCGCTTTACGATGAGTTCAAGATCTCGACTGCCGGTACCGCGACCTCGGCGGTCAAGGCCGTGCAGGCCGAGCGGGTCGATCTCGCCGTGATGGATGTCGGCTTGCCCGACATGGACGGGCGCGAAGCCGTCAAGATGATGCGCAAGAACGGCTTCAAGAGCCCGGTGATCATGCTGACCGGCCAAGGCTCCGATTCGGACACGGTGCTGGGGCTGGAAGCCGGCGCCAATGATTATGTCGTCAAGCCGTTCAAATTCGCCGTGCTGCTGGCGCGCATCCGGGCGCATTTGCGCCAGTACGAGGCGAGCGAGGACGCGGTCTTTCAGGTCGGGCCCTATACCTTCCATCCCGGCTCGAAGCTGCTGGTCAGCGAGAAGGGCTCCAAGACCAAGCTGACCGAGAAGGAAACCGCGATCCTGCGCTTTCTCTATCGCGCCGGTCGCAAGCCGATCGCCCGCGAGATCCTGCTGCAGGAGGTCTGGGGCTATAACAGTCAGGTCACGACCCACACGCTCGAGACGCATATCTACCGGTTGCGCCAGAAGATCGAACCCGATCCGGGCAATGCGCGTTTGCTCGTGACGGATGCGGGCGGTTACCGCCTCAACCCTTAA